The Nostoc sp. 'Lobaria pulmonaria (5183) cyanobiont' DNA window GGATTAACCTGATTTAGGGCTTGCACAATATTATCGGCTGTTAATCCTCCTGCTAAAAACCAAGGACAACTAGGGCTAAATTGTTCTAGCATCGTCCAATCTAAAGTTTTGCCTGTACCACCCAGTTGTTGCGGATGAAAAGCGTCAAGTAGCAAAGTATCTACATATTTTGTGTAATCAGCCGCTGTGTCAAGATGCTCAAGACTACGAATTCTCAGTGCTTTAATAATTTCGACATTGGGTAAAGCTTGACGTAATTGGGAGCAAAAATTTGGGGATTCATCTCCGTGTAACTGCACACCAGTCAACCCAGAATCAGCAACTATCTGACTGATTTCAACGATACTAAGATTGGCAAAAACCCCAATTGTGTCAATATTTGCCGGGAGTTCTGCCACTGCTGCCCGAATTTGGGATGTAGTCACGTAACGAGGTGAGTTTGGCACACAAATAAATCCTAGTGCCGTTGCGCCTAGAGAGGCGATCGCTACA harbors:
- a CDS encoding phosphoribosylanthranilate isomerase — translated: MRVKICGITQPQQSVAIASLGATALGFICVPNSPRYVTTSQIRAAVAELPANIDTIGVFANLSIVEISQIVADSGLTGVQLHGDESPNFCSQLRQALPNVEIIKALRIRSLEHLDTAADYTKYVDTLLLDAFHPQQLGGTGKTLDWTMLEQFSPSCPWFLAGGLTADNIVQALNQVNPSGVDLSSGVERTPGDKDLDKVAKLFEKLGSREWGAEEKLQ